From Hydrogenispora ethanolica, the proteins below share one genomic window:
- the uvrA gene encoding excinuclease ABC subunit UvrA has translation MSSNNIIIKGAREHNLKNIDLEIPRDKLVVFTGLSGSGKSSLAFDTIYAEGQRRYVESLSAYARQFLGQMDKPDVDSIEGLSPAISIDQKTTSHNPRSTVGTVTEIYDYLRLLYARIGHPHCPNCHQPITQQTVEQIVDQVMALPEGTKFMVLAPVVRRRKGEYDKLFEDFRKDGFVRVRVDGEIRDLSENFALEKYKQHTIEVVVDRLVRKPDLGQRLSDSVELALKLAKGLVTILTTDGAESLYSEKFACPDCGFSFEELTPRMFSFNSPYGACPECSGLGMKMEIDPELVIDKERTLNEGGIKVWSSDQDSWSLQYLQAVAKHFKIDPNKPLKQLTPKQLDVLLYGTRGEKIEISYQGQNREFKHQAAFEGVANNLERRYRETNSEYMRREIERYMRVKACAACQGTRLKKESLSVLIGGLNISQLTAKSILDARDFLGELQLSERESAIARLILKEINVRLGFLINVGLDYLTLDRTAGTLSGGEAQRIRLATQIGSSLVGVLYILDEPSIGLHQRDNQRLIDTLKGLRDLGNTIVVVEHDEDMIRQADYVVDIGPGAGVHGGWVVAAGELDEIMKEPHSLTGQYLSGTKRIELPKARRKPNGKYLEVKGAREHNLKGIDVKVPLGLFVCVTGVSGSGKSTLVNDILYPVAATKLNKATTLDAGTHDQILGLEHLEKVIAIDQSPIGRTPRSNPATYTGVFDPIRELFAETPEAKMRGYTLGRFSFNVKGGRCEACAGDGIIKIEMHFLPDVYVPCEVCKGKRYNRETLEVKYKGKTISEVLEMTVEEALDFFYNIPKVKRKLQTLHDVGLDYVKLGQPATTLSGGEAQRVKLATELSRRSNGKTLYILDEPTTGLHFADTHKLLDVLQRLVEAGDTVLVIEHNLDVIKTADYLIDLGPEGGERGGRVLVAGTPEEIVKEPRSYTGQFLKPLLKLKK, from the coding sequence TTGTCAAGCAATAATATCATCATTAAAGGGGCTCGTGAACACAACCTCAAAAATATCGATTTGGAGATTCCCCGCGACAAACTGGTGGTTTTCACCGGCTTGTCGGGTTCGGGCAAATCCTCGCTGGCCTTTGACACCATCTACGCCGAGGGCCAGCGCCGCTACGTCGAATCGCTCTCGGCCTATGCCCGGCAGTTCCTGGGCCAGATGGACAAACCGGATGTGGACTCCATCGAAGGGCTCTCCCCGGCCATCTCCATCGACCAGAAGACCACCAGCCACAATCCCCGGTCGACGGTGGGGACGGTCACCGAGATCTATGACTACCTGCGGCTGCTCTACGCGCGGATCGGCCATCCGCATTGTCCCAATTGCCACCAGCCCATCACCCAGCAGACGGTGGAGCAGATCGTCGATCAGGTGATGGCGCTGCCGGAAGGGACCAAGTTCATGGTCCTGGCCCCGGTGGTGCGGCGGCGCAAGGGCGAATACGACAAGCTCTTCGAGGACTTCCGGAAGGACGGCTTCGTGCGGGTCCGGGTCGATGGCGAGATCCGCGATCTGAGCGAGAACTTCGCCCTGGAGAAGTACAAGCAGCATACCATCGAGGTGGTGGTCGACCGCCTGGTCCGCAAGCCCGATCTGGGGCAGCGGCTCTCCGACTCGGTGGAGTTGGCGCTGAAGCTCGCCAAGGGATTGGTCACCATCCTGACCACCGACGGCGCGGAATCCCTGTACAGCGAGAAGTTCGCCTGCCCGGACTGCGGTTTCAGCTTCGAGGAACTGACGCCGCGGATGTTCTCTTTCAACAGCCCCTACGGCGCCTGCCCCGAATGCTCGGGGCTGGGCATGAAGATGGAGATCGATCCCGAGCTGGTGATCGACAAGGAGCGCACCCTCAACGAGGGCGGCATCAAAGTCTGGAGTTCGGATCAGGATTCATGGTCGCTCCAGTATTTGCAGGCCGTCGCCAAACATTTCAAGATCGATCCCAATAAGCCCCTGAAACAGCTCACCCCGAAACAGTTGGACGTGCTGCTCTACGGGACGCGCGGCGAGAAGATCGAAATCTCCTACCAGGGGCAGAACCGGGAGTTCAAGCACCAGGCGGCCTTCGAAGGGGTCGCCAACAACCTGGAGCGGCGTTACCGCGAGACCAACTCCGAATATATGCGGCGCGAGATCGAACGTTACATGAGGGTGAAGGCCTGCGCCGCCTGCCAGGGGACCCGGTTGAAGAAAGAAAGCCTGTCGGTGCTGATCGGCGGCCTCAATATCAGCCAGTTGACGGCCAAATCGATCCTGGACGCCCGGGATTTCCTGGGAGAGCTGCAGTTGTCCGAGCGGGAGAGCGCCATCGCCCGTCTGATTTTGAAGGAGATCAACGTGCGGCTGGGTTTCCTGATCAATGTCGGACTGGACTATCTGACCCTGGACCGGACCGCCGGAACGCTCTCCGGCGGCGAGGCGCAACGGATCCGCTTGGCCACGCAGATCGGCTCGTCGCTGGTGGGCGTGCTCTATATCCTGGATGAACCCAGCATCGGACTGCACCAGCGGGACAACCAGCGCCTGATCGACACCCTCAAGGGCCTGCGCGATCTGGGCAACACCATCGTCGTGGTGGAACACGACGAAGACATGATCCGCCAGGCCGACTACGTGGTGGACATCGGGCCTGGGGCCGGGGTGCACGGCGGCTGGGTCGTGGCAGCCGGCGAGCTGGACGAGATCATGAAGGAGCCGCACTCGCTGACCGGGCAATACCTCTCCGGGACCAAACGGATCGAGCTGCCCAAAGCGCGCCGGAAGCCCAATGGAAAGTACCTGGAAGTGAAAGGCGCGCGGGAGCACAACCTGAAGGGGATCGACGTCAAAGTGCCGCTGGGACTGTTCGTCTGCGTCACCGGAGTCTCCGGCTCCGGCAAGAGCACCCTGGTCAATGATATTCTGTACCCGGTGGCGGCGACCAAGCTGAACAAGGCGACCACCTTGGACGCCGGTACCCACGACCAGATTCTCGGGTTGGAGCATCTGGAGAAGGTCATCGCCATCGATCAGTCGCCCATCGGCCGGACGCCCCGTTCCAACCCGGCCACTTACACCGGGGTCTTCGACCCCATCCGGGAGCTCTTCGCCGAGACCCCCGAGGCCAAGATGCGCGGCTACACCCTGGGCCGCTTCTCCTTCAACGTCAAGGGCGGCCGCTGCGAAGCCTGCGCCGGGGACGGCATCATCAAGATCGAGATGCACTTCCTGCCCGACGTCTACGTGCCCTGCGAGGTCTGCAAGGGGAAACGCTACAACCGCGAGACGCTGGAGGTCAAATACAAGGGCAAGACCATTTCGGAAGTACTGGAGATGACCGTCGAGGAGGCGCTGGACTTCTTCTACAATATTCCCAAGGTCAAGCGGAAGCTGCAGACCCTGCACGATGTGGGACTGGACTATGTCAAGCTCGGCCAGCCGGCGACCACTCTCTCCGGCGGCGAGGCGCAACGGGTGAAGCTCGCCACCGAACTGTCGCGCCGTTCCAACGGCAAGACCCTCTATATCCTGGATGAGCCGACCACCGGCCTCCATTTCGCCGACACCCACAAGCTGCTCGATGTGTTGCAGCGGCTGGTGGAAGCGGGGGATACGGTGCTGGTGATCGAGCATAATCTGGATGTAATTAAAACCGCCGACTACCTGATCGACCTCGGCCCCGAGGGCGGCGAACGGGGCGGCCGGGTGCTGGTGGCCGGGACGCCGGAAGAGATCGTGAAGGAGCCGCGTTCCTATACCGGGCAGTTTTTGAAGCCGCTGTTGAAGCTGAAGAAGTAG
- a CDS encoding bile acid:sodium symporter family protein — translation MKPWGIMKRGIRFNQFLENRMILVVGSGLLAGALFHDQMVVLKPLVPYLFFYMTFAVAVNCSSADFKKAVKTPGPLLTIIGMLHIALPLLATLLARTLLPGEPLLQAGVILGTAVPIGVASSIWISISGGNAALGLTAVVADTVLSPLVVPAIMLLALGQSVKFDVAQLMIGLAWMIVLPTLLGMGLHDASGGRIHRQYKFVTGPTTKLLLGLVVSINLAVAWDSLHLLRSALAKVLLVVLIMTCSGYLAGYACAKLARKPPQLVNTYLFAIGMRNITAGLVMALKYFPELTAIPVVFAIIFQQPLAAVSHRFLAERPGTSVRSTPLPPAEK, via the coding sequence ATGAAACCGTGGGGAATCATGAAGCGGGGAATTCGTTTCAATCAGTTTCTGGAGAACCGGATGATTCTGGTGGTCGGTTCGGGACTGTTGGCCGGAGCGCTCTTTCACGATCAGATGGTCGTGCTGAAGCCGCTGGTTCCCTACCTCTTCTTTTATATGACCTTCGCGGTGGCCGTCAACTGCAGCAGCGCCGATTTTAAAAAGGCCGTGAAAACGCCCGGACCGCTGCTGACGATCATCGGGATGCTCCATATCGCGCTGCCGTTGCTCGCCACCTTGCTGGCCCGGACCCTGCTGCCGGGGGAACCTTTGTTGCAGGCCGGGGTGATTCTGGGGACCGCCGTGCCGATCGGGGTGGCCTCCTCGATCTGGATCAGCATCTCGGGCGGGAATGCCGCGCTCGGTCTGACGGCGGTGGTCGCCGACACCGTGCTGTCGCCGCTGGTGGTCCCGGCGATCATGCTGCTGGCGCTCGGCCAGAGCGTCAAGTTCGACGTGGCGCAATTGATGATCGGCCTGGCCTGGATGATCGTCCTGCCGACCCTGCTCGGCATGGGGCTGCATGATGCTAGCGGCGGCCGGATCCATCGCCAGTATAAATTCGTCACCGGCCCCACCACCAAACTGCTGCTGGGCCTGGTGGTCAGCATCAATCTGGCCGTGGCCTGGGATTCGCTCCATCTGCTCCGATCGGCCCTGGCCAAGGTGCTGCTGGTGGTGCTGATCATGACTTGCTCCGGCTATTTAGCGGGATATGCCTGCGCCAAGCTGGCCCGGAAACCGCCGCAACTGGTCAACACCTATCTTTTCGCCATCGGCATGCGCAATATCACCGCCGGACTGGTGATGGCCCTCAAATATTTCCCGGAACTCACCGCCATCCCGGTGGTCTTCGCCATCATCTTCCAACAGCCGCTAGCCGCGGTCAGCCACCGCTTTCTGGCGGAACGGCCCGGGACCTCCGTCCGTTCAACCCCTTTGCCCCCAGCGGAGAAATGA
- the uvrC gene encoding excinuclease ABC subunit UvrC encodes MVTAEDLKILPDKPGVYMMKDSAGKIIYVGKAVSLRNRVRSYFQASRNLNPRIQSMVNLVDRVEYITTNSEVEALVLECNLIKQERPKYNVRLRDDKQYPWVKITMAESYPQVYITRQVRQDGSKYYGPYTNVSALRDTFRLLRQLFPLRGCRYNLDEERIERPCLNYHIRRCLAPCTGLVPKETYRELIQQVCLFLEGRQEELVEKLRHEMGEAAARQEYERAAQLRDRLRDVQNVLERQKVVSDAREDTDIFGIAQDPSGSTVQVFQVRGGKLVGREYFQLAQGDETPPAEVLEAFITQYYDGSGFIPKELWLPCPLEGMKTVAEWLAGQRGNKVNLLVPQKGEKAQLVKMAAENAQILLEQERNREKQRENFIQDTLDELQRELFLEKPPLRIEGFDISNTQGQQAVASMVVFENGLAKGSEYRRFRIRTVEGPNDFAMMQEALRRRFRRGLEERQNLQTEGGKFAKFPDLLLIDGGKGQLSAVSEVLAELGLEHLPRIGLAKQEEEIYLPDREEPVRLSRRSEALKLLQRVRDEAHRFAITYHKSLRDQRTVASSLDLVTGIGPKKKQALLKHFGSVKRIREASLEELMRVEGINAKLAESIKEQLELV; translated from the coding sequence ATGGTCACTGCGGAAGATCTAAAGATTCTCCCCGATAAACCCGGGGTTTATATGATGAAGGACAGCGCCGGCAAGATCATTTACGTGGGCAAGGCGGTTTCGCTGAGAAATAGGGTGCGCTCGTATTTCCAGGCTTCCCGCAATCTGAATCCGCGGATCCAGTCCATGGTCAACCTGGTGGACCGGGTCGAATACATCACCACCAACTCCGAGGTGGAGGCCCTGGTCCTCGAATGCAACCTCATCAAGCAAGAGCGGCCCAAGTACAATGTGCGGCTGCGCGACGACAAGCAATATCCCTGGGTCAAAATCACGATGGCCGAGAGCTATCCCCAGGTCTATATCACCCGCCAGGTCCGGCAGGACGGCAGCAAATATTATGGCCCCTATACCAACGTCAGCGCCTTGCGGGATACTTTCCGGCTGTTGCGGCAGCTTTTCCCGTTGCGGGGTTGCCGGTACAACCTGGACGAGGAGCGGATCGAACGGCCCTGCCTCAACTATCATATCCGGCGCTGTTTGGCGCCCTGCACCGGCCTGGTCCCCAAGGAGACCTACCGCGAGCTCATCCAGCAGGTCTGTCTGTTTCTGGAAGGCCGCCAGGAGGAGCTCGTCGAAAAACTCCGCCACGAGATGGGCGAGGCCGCCGCCCGGCAGGAGTATGAACGGGCGGCCCAACTCCGGGACCGGCTGCGCGACGTCCAGAATGTGCTGGAACGGCAGAAGGTGGTCTCCGACGCCCGGGAGGACACCGACATCTTCGGGATCGCCCAGGACCCGAGCGGCAGTACGGTCCAGGTCTTTCAGGTGCGCGGCGGCAAGCTGGTCGGCAGGGAGTACTTTCAATTGGCCCAGGGTGACGAGACCCCCCCGGCCGAAGTGCTGGAGGCCTTCATCACCCAGTACTACGATGGCTCGGGCTTCATTCCCAAGGAACTTTGGCTGCCCTGCCCGCTGGAGGGGATGAAGACGGTGGCCGAGTGGCTGGCCGGCCAGCGCGGCAACAAGGTCAACCTGCTGGTGCCCCAGAAGGGCGAAAAGGCCCAACTAGTCAAGATGGCCGCCGAGAATGCCCAGATCCTGCTGGAGCAGGAACGGAACCGGGAGAAACAGCGCGAAAACTTCATCCAGGACACGCTGGATGAGCTCCAGCGCGAGCTGTTCCTGGAGAAACCGCCGCTCAGGATCGAGGGCTTCGATATCTCCAATACCCAGGGGCAGCAGGCCGTGGCTTCGATGGTGGTCTTCGAGAACGGGCTGGCCAAGGGGAGCGAATACCGCCGCTTCCGGATCCGGACCGTGGAAGGGCCCAATGACTTCGCCATGATGCAGGAGGCGCTGCGGCGGCGCTTCCGGCGCGGCCTGGAGGAGCGGCAGAACCTTCAGACCGAGGGGGGCAAGTTCGCCAAATTCCCCGACCTGCTGCTGATCGACGGCGGCAAGGGACAGCTCTCGGCGGTGAGTGAAGTCCTGGCCGAACTGGGCCTGGAGCACCTGCCCCGCATCGGCCTGGCCAAACAGGAAGAAGAGATCTACCTGCCGGACCGGGAGGAACCGGTGCGGCTGTCGCGCCGCTCGGAAGCGTTAAAACTCTTGCAGCGGGTACGGGACGAGGCGCACCGGTTCGCCATCACCTATCACAAATCGCTGCGCGATCAACGGACGGTGGCCTCGAGCCTGGATCTGGTCACCGGGATCGGGCCCAAAAAGAAGCAGGCGCTATTGAAGCATTTCGGTTCGGTGAAGCGGATCCGCGAAGCATCGCTGGAAGAGCTGATGCGGGTCGAGGGGATCAACGCCAAGCTGGCCGAGAGCATCAAGGAACAGTTGGAACTGGTATAA
- the hisA gene encoding phosphoribosylformimino-5-aminoimidazole carboxamide ribotide isomerase → MKFRPCIDLHCGKVKQIVGGTLADDAAGLVENFVSDRGAAYYAALFRADGLTGGHVIMLGPGNEDEARRALETYPGGLQIGGGITAANARSYLEGGASHVIVTSYVFQDGDIRFDKLRELVAAVGKERLVLDLSCRAKDGTYYVVTNRWQQFTGCEVNRANLAELSRYCAEFLIHGVDVEGQCRGVAADLVTKLGQWVEIPTTYAGGARSLADLELVNRLGNGRLDLTIGSSLDIFGGPLSYRAVADWRPPAGAR, encoded by the coding sequence ATGAAATTTCGACCCTGCATTGATTTGCACTGCGGCAAGGTGAAACAGATCGTCGGCGGCACGCTGGCCGACGATGCCGCGGGACTGGTGGAGAACTTCGTCTCCGACCGCGGCGCCGCCTACTATGCGGCGCTCTTTCGGGCGGACGGGCTGACCGGCGGCCATGTCATCATGCTGGGGCCGGGCAACGAGGACGAGGCCCGCCGGGCGCTTGAGACGTATCCCGGCGGCTTGCAGATCGGCGGCGGCATCACCGCGGCCAATGCCCGCTCTTACCTGGAAGGGGGCGCCAGCCACGTGATCGTTACGTCCTATGTCTTCCAGGACGGCGATATCCGTTTCGACAAACTGCGGGAACTGGTGGCGGCGGTGGGCAAGGAGCGGCTGGTGCTGGACCTGAGTTGCCGGGCCAAAGATGGAACCTATTACGTGGTCACCAACCGCTGGCAGCAATTCACCGGCTGCGAGGTGAACCGGGCCAACCTGGCGGAGCTCTCCCGCTACTGCGCTGAGTTTTTGATCCATGGCGTCGATGTCGAGGGCCAGTGCCGCGGGGTGGCGGCGGATCTCGTGACCAAGCTGGGACAGTGGGTCGAGATTCCGACCACCTATGCCGGAGGGGCCCGTTCCCTGGCCGACCTGGAGCTGGTCAACCGGCTGGGGAACGGCCGGCTGGATCTGACCATCGGCAGCAGCCTGGATATCTTCGGCGGCCCGCTTTCCTACCGCGCAGTGGCGGACTGGCGGCCTCCGGCCGGGGCAAGGTGA
- a CDS encoding GNAT family N-acetyltransferase: MQPETIRFFEELSGNAWPGLQTVMDDGWLIRFAAGYTRRANAVLPLYPGTRECPAKIERCERWFAGQGLPAVFKMTPAARPEELERLLAERGYAYRAPTSLQTLELGSAPGPLPPGLTVERAVTEGWLDEYCRFNGVAERDRPVLCRILAAIVPERLLVTLAVDGRAVACGMIVVERGWCGLFDVVVDPERRGRGHGHQLIRALLALGKQRGAERAYLQVMAENGPALQLYAKHGFREEYLYWYRIKENC; this comes from the coding sequence ATGCAGCCGGAAACGATCCGTTTTTTTGAGGAATTATCGGGCAATGCCTGGCCGGGGTTGCAGACCGTCATGGACGACGGCTGGCTGATCCGCTTTGCCGCGGGCTATACCCGGCGGGCCAACGCGGTGTTGCCATTGTACCCGGGAACCCGGGAATGCCCGGCCAAGATCGAACGCTGCGAACGCTGGTTCGCCGGCCAAGGCTTGCCGGCAGTCTTCAAGATGACCCCCGCCGCCCGGCCGGAGGAGCTGGAACGGTTGTTGGCGGAACGGGGCTATGCCTATCGGGCCCCCACCAGTTTGCAAACGCTGGAGCTCGGCTCCGCGCCCGGGCCGCTGCCGCCGGGACTGACGGTGGAGCGCGCGGTGACCGAGGGGTGGCTGGATGAGTATTGCCGCTTCAACGGCGTGGCAGAGCGCGACCGGCCGGTGTTGTGCCGGATCCTCGCGGCCATTGTCCCGGAGCGTCTCCTGGTGACGCTGGCCGTGGACGGACGGGCCGTCGCCTGCGGGATGATCGTGGTCGAGCGGGGCTGGTGCGGGCTGTTCGATGTGGTGGTCGATCCCGAACGGCGGGGCAGGGGCCACGGCCACCAATTGATCCGGGCCCTGCTGGCGCTGGGAAAACAGCGGGGAGCGGAACGGGCGTACCTGCAAGTGATGGCGGAGAATGGGCCGGCCTTGCAACTCTACGCCAAACACGGCTTCAGGGAAGAGTATCTGTACTGGTACCGGATCAAAGAAAATTGCTGA
- a CDS encoding DUF6263 family protein: MKFLRPAALAGLLLLLLTAAGPGQCAEQFRLNRQYRPGDHYNMKVYSHYQITQQTPEGTLEMAMVYGYGFDFETLSVDKRRNSVNRIRLHSMLLRLNTPLGTLLDFDSTDPFRRETEENMIYAALIGFGYEVKSNAAGRVTSVKGIKEMLKKLDRTLPDSTKKKEALKNLKEQFNYQSMAGVADNLSLYPAHPVAVGESWQGINRFMASGVLMMSEDRYEILERRDGRVRIGVTSTVKPGLTNGPRNMEIGGRQWGEIEILEANGWVNRLHLRQQISGSPAGSAPDAPGQFQMQGTVILEPFPE, encoded by the coding sequence ATGAAATTTTTGCGCCCCGCGGCGCTGGCCGGGTTGCTTTTGCTGCTGTTGACAGCGGCCGGACCGGGCCAGTGCGCGGAACAGTTTCGTTTGAACCGGCAGTACCGGCCCGGCGATCATTACAATATGAAGGTTTATTCCCACTATCAAATCACCCAGCAGACTCCCGAGGGGACGCTGGAGATGGCCATGGTCTATGGCTACGGATTTGACTTCGAGACGCTGTCCGTCGACAAAAGGCGCAATTCGGTCAACCGGATCCGGCTTCATTCCATGCTGCTGCGGCTGAACACGCCCCTCGGCACGCTGCTGGATTTCGATTCCACCGACCCCTTCCGGCGGGAGACGGAAGAGAACATGATCTACGCCGCCCTGATCGGCTTCGGCTATGAAGTGAAAAGCAACGCGGCCGGCAGAGTGACCTCAGTCAAGGGGATCAAGGAAATGCTCAAAAAACTCGACCGGACCCTGCCCGACAGCACCAAAAAGAAAGAGGCCCTCAAAAATCTGAAAGAGCAATTCAATTACCAGTCCATGGCCGGGGTGGCGGATAATCTGAGCCTCTATCCGGCCCATCCGGTGGCGGTGGGCGAATCCTGGCAAGGGATCAACCGTTTTATGGCCAGCGGCGTGCTGATGATGAGCGAGGATCGCTATGAGATCCTGGAGCGCCGCGACGGCCGGGTCCGGATCGGGGTGACTTCGACCGTCAAGCCCGGGCTGACCAATGGCCCCAGAAACATGGAGATCGGCGGCAGGCAGTGGGGCGAGATCGAGATCCTCGAAGCCAACGGCTGGGTGAACCGCCTGCATTTGCGGCAGCAGATCTCCGGGAGCCCGGCGGGGTCCGCCCCTGACGCGCCGGGTCAATTTCAGATGCAGGGCACCGTGATCCTCGAACCCTTCCCGGAATGA
- a CDS encoding DUF6263 family protein produces MLKMAWVAALLLGMLAGPVWGMDRAELARRLQPGMNYHYRIGAEYRLTDSGNELSVRFGFGIGMEVLEVDGAGNALARIGLHSLTVRMAGPAGPMLDFDSAQPLQPANPAHRILAALPGLSYTVRFAPSGQVLEVKGLDESIRQLNQKLPNLPEKKMLLQNIQARLAFTTLLGMAVNPDLLPAEPVGVGDSWQGSSVLEYLGMTLTADDRFQLAELNEANALIRVDSTLRPVQAGGEQFTGRQQGEIRIDTATGWPVSLRLEQEFAATATQDGKQVVMKGLTTLEPF; encoded by the coding sequence GTGTTAAAAATGGCCTGGGTGGCGGCTTTGCTCCTGGGGATGCTGGCCGGGCCGGTGTGGGGAATGGACCGGGCCGAGCTGGCGCGGCGGCTGCAACCGGGGATGAACTATCATTACCGGATCGGCGCCGAGTACCGGCTGACCGATTCCGGGAACGAACTGTCGGTCCGGTTCGGCTTCGGCATCGGAATGGAAGTGCTGGAGGTGGATGGCGCCGGGAACGCGCTGGCCAGGATCGGGCTCCATTCGCTGACGGTGCGGATGGCCGGCCCGGCCGGTCCGATGCTGGATTTTGACTCGGCCCAGCCGCTACAGCCGGCCAACCCGGCCCACCGGATCCTGGCTGCCTTGCCGGGACTCAGCTATACCGTGCGTTTCGCGCCCTCCGGACAAGTCCTGGAGGTCAAAGGGCTCGACGAATCCATCCGGCAGCTCAATCAGAAGCTGCCCAATCTGCCCGAGAAGAAAATGCTGCTGCAAAACATCCAGGCGCGGCTGGCCTTCACCACCCTGCTGGGCATGGCGGTCAACCCCGACTTGTTGCCGGCGGAGCCGGTGGGGGTCGGCGACTCCTGGCAGGGCTCAAGCGTCCTGGAATACCTCGGCATGACCCTGACCGCGGACGACCGCTTCCAACTGGCCGAGCTGAACGAGGCCAACGCCTTGATCCGGGTCGACTCGACGCTCCGGCCGGTGCAGGCCGGCGGCGAGCAATTCACCGGCCGGCAGCAGGGGGAGATCCGGATCGACACCGCCACCGGCTGGCCGGTCAGCCTCCGGCTGGAGCAGGAGTTTGCCGCCACCGCGACCCAGGATGGCAAACAGGTCGTGATGAAGGGACTGACGACGCTGGAGCCGTTTTGA